One bacterium DNA window includes the following coding sequences:
- a CDS encoding STAS-like domain-containing protein: MKRIDIKKEFPDDRMSREAGERLRNMILDAVNEGGRVEVDFGGLIIASTSFLDEGLAKLASHGWTPEKLKSAISFKNLHPRDRKVMEDLFDTQALKSRKAEPVRPFEEFVKERKRVQR, encoded by the coding sequence ATGAAGAGAATCGATATAAAAAAGGAGTTCCCTGACGACCGGATGTCCCGCGAGGCGGGCGAGAGACTGAGGAACATGATCCTCGATGCGGTCAATGAAGGCGGCCGCGTGGAGGTCGATTTCGGCGGGCTCATCATCGCCAGCACCTCATTCCTCGACGAGGGCCTGGCAAAGCTGGCAAGCCACGGATGGACTCCGGAGAAACTGAAGTCTGCCATCTCGTTCAAGAATCTCCACCCGCGGGACCGTAAGGTTATGGAGGACTTGTTCGACACTCAGGCCCTCAAGTCGCGCAAGGCCGAACCCGTTCGTCCGTTCGAGGAGTTCGTAAAGGAGCGGAAAAGAGTTCAACGCTGA
- the nusA gene encoding transcription termination factor NusA: MGTGMFQDLNRVLDQVSKDKGIPREMIIEAIETAFLTAARRKWGHLGELEAHFNDENGEIELFQFKTAASAVNDPNTEMTLAEARELDPDAQEGDSIGVKMDPSVFGRIAAQTAKQVIIQKVREAERNIIFEEFKGRLGELITGIVRRFEKGDMTVDLGRTEAVVPKQEQVPSESYRAGERLQGFFLRIDKDGKGPPIVLSRKNIGLLINLFTMEVPEIAEGIVDIRVAAREPGVRSKIAVASRDSDVDPVGACVGMKGSRVQSVVGELKGEKIDIVAWDSDPARFVCNALAPAEVVKVIIRDREHAMEVVVPDDQLSLAIGRRGQNVRLAAQLTGWNIDVYSETRIEQVASRARKVLSEVLEMDDSTAMIFYSHSFRSFEDIASSEFEDLSQVPGMGAELLTKIHAKAKEAVAAGRTTQDMITEIIKQEEEAMARRKEEEAAAALAAAAAAAEAAEAAAGQDAEAPAEANCEGEVSEVSEDETKSEDETKVEQS; the protein is encoded by the coding sequence ATGGGAACAGGAATGTTTCAGGATTTGAACCGGGTGCTCGACCAGGTGAGCAAGGACAAAGGCATCCCGCGCGAGATGATCATCGAGGCCATAGAGACGGCCTTCCTCACGGCCGCGCGGAGGAAGTGGGGGCACCTGGGTGAGCTCGAGGCGCACTTCAACGACGAGAACGGCGAGATCGAACTCTTCCAGTTCAAGACCGCCGCCTCCGCGGTCAATGACCCCAACACCGAGATGACCTTGGCTGAGGCCCGCGAGCTTGATCCTGATGCGCAGGAGGGCGACAGCATAGGCGTGAAGATGGATCCTTCGGTCTTCGGTCGCATAGCGGCGCAGACCGCCAAACAGGTGATCATACAGAAGGTGCGCGAGGCGGAGCGGAACATAATATTCGAGGAGTTCAAGGGGAGGCTGGGCGAGCTGATCACCGGCATCGTGCGCCGCTTTGAGAAGGGCGATATGACGGTGGACCTCGGCCGCACCGAGGCCGTGGTGCCGAAACAGGAGCAGGTGCCTTCCGAGAGCTATCGCGCGGGCGAGCGCCTCCAGGGATTCTTCCTCAGGATAGACAAGGACGGCAAAGGCCCCCCGATAGTCCTCTCCAGAAAGAACATCGGCCTGCTCATCAACCTCTTCACGATGGAGGTCCCGGAGATCGCCGAGGGCATAGTCGATATCAGGGTCGCCGCGCGCGAGCCCGGGGTGCGCTCCAAGATCGCGGTCGCGTCGCGCGATTCGGACGTGGATCCGGTCGGCGCGTGCGTCGGCATGAAGGGGTCGCGCGTGCAGAGCGTGGTCGGAGAGCTCAAGGGCGAAAAGATCGACATAGTCGCGTGGGACAGCGACCCCGCGCGCTTCGTCTGCAACGCGCTGGCTCCCGCCGAGGTGGTGAAGGTGATCATACGCGACAGGGAGCACGCGATGGAGGTGGTGGTCCCGGACGACCAGCTCTCTCTGGCGATAGGCCGCAGGGGGCAGAACGTGAGGCTGGCTGCGCAGCTGACCGGCTGGAATATCGACGTCTACAGCGAGACGCGCATAGAGCAGGTGGCGTCGCGCGCGCGCAAGGTTCTCTCGGAGGTGCTGGAGATGGATGACAGCACCGCCATGATCTTTTACTCGCACTCCTTCCGCAGCTTCGAGGACATAGCCTCCTCTGAGTTCGAGGACTTAAGCCAGGTGCCCGGCATGGGCGCTGAGTTGCTCACGAAAATCCACGCCAAAGCCAAGGAGGCGGTGGCCGCCGGCCGGACCACGCAGGACATGATCACCGAGATCATAAAGCAGGAAGAGGAGGCGATGGCGCGCCGGAAGGAAGAGGAGGCGGCCGCAGCTCTGGCTGCCGCCGCAGCAGCGGCGGAAGCGGCTGAAGCAGCGGCGGGGCAGGATGCGGAAGCGCCGGCTGAGGCCAATTGCGAGGGCGAAGTTTCTGAAGTTTCTGAAGATGAAACCAAGTCTGAAGATGAAACCAAGGTGGAGCAGTCCTAA
- the rpsO gene encoding 30S ribosomal protein S15, whose protein sequence is MTMDKTQKTEIINKFRTGEGDTGSPEVQVAILSERINHLTGHFSTHAKDHASRRGLLKMVGRRRKLLSYLKEHKEESYKSLIKELGIRK, encoded by the coding sequence ATGACAATGGACAAGACACAGAAGACCGAGATCATCAATAAATTCCGCACCGGCGAGGGTGACACCGGATCGCCGGAGGTGCAGGTGGCGATTCTGTCGGAGAGGATAAACCACCTCACCGGTCACTTCAGCACCCATGCCAAGGATCATGCCAGCCGCCGCGGCCTGCTCAAGATGGTCGGCCGCAGGCGAAAACTGTTGAGCTACCTCAAGGAGCACAAAGAGGAGAGCTACAAGTCGCTGATAAAGGAACTGGGCATAAGGAAGTAG
- the pnp gene encoding polyribonucleotide nucleotidyltransferase: protein MTKKVTANLGGKELTIETGRIAKQAAGSVLVRYGDSIVLVTAQARDEAAEGKDFLPLSVDYVEKTFAAGKIPGGFFKREGRPTAREILTSRLIDRPIRPLFPKGYFNETQVIATVLSSDNDHDPDTLGVIGASAALTISPYPFKGPISCVRVGRVSGKFVCNPSSAERESSDMDIVVAGTKDAIVMVEGGAQMVSEEDMIEALMFAHAQMQPAIEAQIELAKQAGKKKWEDPVLPDTSELRKKVEAELAGRLPAAVTIPTKMERYAALDVLKDEVVDKLVPEEDESSLKSQVKEIISDIKKEHVRGMIVSSGKRIDGRGLTDVRPISCDVALLPRAHGSALFTRGETQALATVTLGTKEDQQLIENITAEYYEKFMLHYNFPPFSVGEVKFLRSPGRREIGHGALAERAIRRVLPPEDDFPYTIRVVSEILESNGSSSMATVCGSILALMDAGVPIKAPVAGVAMGLIKEKDQTAILTDILGDEDHLGDMDFKVCGTREGVTALQMDIKIGGITREIFTKALRQARDARLHILENMERALAKPRRELSQYAPKLTVLKIPVDRIGDLIGPGGKNVRKIIEETGATIDISDDGTVVIGAVDQASGDRAIKLVKRSTAMPEAGKYYRGKVVRIADFGAFIEIFPKVDGLLHISHIDTNRIKQVSDVLKMGDEVVVKVLEIDPESGKIRLSRKEAFGHESEVEES, encoded by the coding sequence ATGACTAAGAAGGTTACCGCAAATCTGGGCGGAAAAGAGCTCACGATCGAAACGGGCAGGATCGCCAAGCAGGCGGCCGGCTCCGTGCTCGTGCGCTACGGCGATTCGATAGTGCTCGTGACGGCTCAGGCCAGGGACGAGGCCGCCGAGGGCAAGGATTTCCTGCCGCTCTCGGTCGACTACGTGGAGAAGACCTTCGCGGCCGGCAAGATCCCCGGAGGGTTCTTCAAGCGCGAGGGCAGGCCCACTGCGCGGGAGATACTCACGAGTCGGCTGATCGACAGGCCGATCAGGCCGCTCTTCCCCAAGGGCTATTTCAACGAGACGCAGGTGATCGCCACCGTGCTCTCCTCCGACAATGATCACGATCCCGACACGCTGGGCGTGATCGGCGCGTCTGCAGCGCTGACCATCTCGCCGTACCCGTTCAAGGGACCGATATCGTGCGTGCGCGTGGGCAGGGTGAGCGGCAAGTTCGTCTGCAACCCGAGCTCCGCGGAGCGCGAGTCGAGCGACATGGACATCGTGGTCGCCGGCACGAAGGACGCGATCGTCATGGTCGAGGGCGGCGCGCAGATGGTGTCCGAGGAGGACATGATTGAGGCTCTGATGTTCGCACACGCGCAGATGCAGCCGGCGATCGAGGCCCAGATCGAGCTGGCGAAGCAGGCCGGCAAGAAGAAGTGGGAAGACCCGGTGCTGCCGGACACCTCGGAGCTCAGGAAAAAGGTCGAGGCCGAACTCGCGGGCAGGCTCCCTGCGGCCGTGACCATACCCACGAAGATGGAGCGCTATGCCGCGCTCGACGTGCTGAAGGACGAGGTCGTGGATAAGCTGGTCCCGGAGGAGGACGAGAGTTCCCTCAAGTCCCAGGTCAAGGAGATCATAAGCGACATCAAGAAGGAGCACGTTCGCGGCATGATCGTCTCCAGCGGCAAGCGCATCGACGGCCGAGGGCTCACGGATGTGCGGCCCATCAGCTGCGACGTGGCGCTTTTGCCCAGGGCCCACGGCTCCGCGCTCTTCACCCGCGGTGAGACGCAGGCGTTGGCCACGGTCACGCTCGGAACGAAAGAGGATCAGCAGTTGATCGAGAATATAACCGCCGAGTACTACGAGAAGTTCATGCTTCATTACAACTTTCCGCCGTTCTCTGTGGGCGAGGTCAAGTTCCTCCGCTCTCCAGGTCGGCGCGAGATAGGGCACGGCGCGCTGGCGGAGCGGGCGATCAGGCGCGTGTTGCCGCCCGAGGATGACTTCCCGTACACCATAAGGGTCGTCTCCGAGATACTCGAGTCCAACGGCTCTTCGTCCATGGCTACCGTCTGCGGCTCGATACTCGCGCTCATGGATGCGGGCGTTCCCATCAAAGCCCCGGTGGCCGGTGTGGCTATGGGCCTCATAAAGGAAAAAGACCAGACGGCGATCCTGACCGACATCCTCGGAGACGAGGATCACCTGGGCGACATGGACTTCAAGGTCTGTGGCACCAGGGAAGGGGTCACCGCACTGCAGATGGACATCAAGATCGGCGGGATCACGCGCGAGATATTCACCAAGGCGCTGCGGCAGGCGCGCGACGCCAGGCTGCACATCCTCGAGAACATGGAGAGGGCGCTCGCCAAGCCGCGCAGGGAGCTTTCGCAGTACGCGCCCAAGCTCACGGTGCTCAAGATACCGGTCGACCGCATCGGCGATCTCATCGGCCCTGGCGGCAAGAACGTGCGCAAGATCATAGAGGAGACCGGCGCGACGATAGACATCAGCGATGACGGCACGGTGGTGATCGGCGCGGTCGACCAGGCCTCCGGTGATCGGGCGATAAAGCTCGTCAAGCGGTCCACCGCCATGCCTGAGGCGGGCAAGTACTACCGCGGCAAGGTCGTGCGCATCGCCGATTTCGGCGCCTTCATCGAGATATTCCCCAAGGTCGACGGCCTGCTGCACATCTCCCATATCGATACGAACAGGATCAAACAGGTCTCGGACGTGCTCAAGATGGGCGACGAGGTCGTGGTGAAGGTTCTGGAGATCGATCCGGAGAGCGGCAAGATCAGGCTCTCGCGCAAGGAGGCCTTCGGCCACGAATCCGAGGTGGAGGAGAGCTGA
- the infB gene encoding translation initiation factor IF-2: MSVESEKVQIEVQAEVVEKRVKPTVIRRRAKKVEPPSAEEIKAAEEKAVAQAEEEAAAAPAPEPIEAAKPQEATVQPAQAATESAMSRPTSVHGPEARGMAGPKLAAPSDAERKIGVVGYIKLGETAPAVVVAKDTWRDRLKKGPRRRKSRAEIEMEAIERSGGLKQFVGTLPEGVEAAAPVFADRVFQPLPSSKKKRTVRREFQQTKITEAKAIKKIIRVEDGISVSALSQALGIKAGEIIKRLMPLGIMATVNQQIDPDTASLIAEEHGYKVEHTAFKEEQILVEPEAHASAANLAPRAPVVTVMGHVDHGKTSILDVIRKSNVAEGEAGGITQHIGAYEVRVPKGSITFLDTPGHEAFTEMRARGAQVTDIVVLVVAADDGIMPQTIEAISHAKAAGVPIIVAINKIDKPEAQPDRVKQSLTEHGLVPEDWGGDVICINTSAKTKKGVDQLLDMILLQSEVLELKADPTLRAKGSVVEAWLEKGRGPMATVLIQEGTLKEGDIVVCGLYEGKVRAMFDAAGKKLKEAGLSKPVAIIGLSGVPNAGDEMVAVSDERSAKLVSEQRRQKDRERGMARPAHVSLEDLSKQMIDGEPKELPVILKADVHGSVEAVADSLQKLSTDQVKLNVIHVGVGGITESDVMLASASNAVVLGFNVVPDSKARQAAERENIDVRNYRIIYEMIDEVRKAMEGLLAPEEKEVAIGQAEVREVFKITKVGTIAGCHVVQGKIQRNALVRLLRDQTIVFEGKLSSLKRFKDDAKEVAEGYECGIGIENFNDLKVGDVIDAYVIERKAAKL; this comes from the coding sequence ATGTCAGTTGAGAGCGAAAAAGTGCAGATCGAAGTCCAGGCCGAGGTCGTCGAGAAACGCGTCAAGCCGACGGTCATCCGCCGCAGGGCGAAGAAGGTAGAACCGCCGTCCGCCGAGGAGATCAAGGCAGCCGAAGAAAAGGCTGTCGCCCAGGCTGAGGAGGAGGCCGCAGCAGCGCCCGCGCCTGAGCCCATTGAGGCGGCTAAGCCGCAGGAAGCGACGGTGCAGCCCGCCCAAGCCGCCACTGAGTCTGCGATGTCGAGGCCGACCTCCGTGCACGGGCCTGAGGCCCGAGGCATGGCGGGTCCCAAGCTCGCGGCGCCGTCGGATGCGGAGCGAAAGATCGGCGTCGTCGGCTACATCAAGCTGGGCGAGACCGCGCCAGCGGTGGTGGTCGCCAAGGATACCTGGCGCGACCGCCTCAAGAAGGGCCCGCGCCGTCGCAAGAGCAGGGCCGAGATCGAGATGGAGGCGATAGAGCGTTCGGGCGGGCTCAAGCAGTTCGTGGGCACGCTGCCGGAGGGCGTAGAGGCTGCGGCGCCGGTCTTCGCCGACCGCGTGTTCCAGCCGTTGCCGAGCTCGAAGAAAAAACGCACGGTGCGCAGGGAATTCCAGCAGACCAAGATCACAGAGGCGAAGGCGATAAAGAAGATCATCCGCGTCGAGGACGGCATCTCAGTCTCCGCCCTCTCTCAGGCGCTCGGCATCAAGGCCGGCGAAATCATAAAGAGGCTGATGCCGCTCGGCATCATGGCGACGGTCAACCAGCAGATTGATCCCGACACCGCATCGCTCATCGCGGAAGAGCACGGATACAAGGTCGAGCACACGGCGTTCAAAGAGGAGCAGATACTGGTGGAGCCGGAGGCGCATGCGTCGGCTGCGAACCTCGCGCCGCGCGCGCCGGTCGTCACCGTGATGGGCCATGTCGACCATGGAAAGACCTCGATCCTCGACGTCATACGAAAGAGCAATGTGGCGGAGGGCGAGGCGGGCGGCATCACTCAGCACATCGGCGCGTACGAAGTGCGCGTGCCCAAGGGCAGCATCACGTTCCTCGATACGCCGGGCCACGAGGCCTTCACCGAGATGCGCGCCAGAGGAGCTCAGGTCACCGACATCGTGGTGCTGGTGGTGGCTGCGGACGACGGCATCATGCCGCAGACCATCGAGGCGATATCACATGCAAAGGCGGCCGGCGTTCCGATCATCGTCGCCATCAACAAGATAGACAAACCGGAGGCTCAGCCGGACCGCGTGAAGCAGAGCCTCACCGAGCACGGCCTGGTGCCGGAGGATTGGGGCGGCGACGTGATCTGCATCAACACCTCGGCAAAGACCAAGAAGGGCGTGGACCAGCTGCTCGACATGATACTCCTGCAGTCCGAGGTGCTGGAGCTCAAGGCAGACCCCACACTGCGCGCCAAGGGATCGGTGGTCGAGGCCTGGCTCGAGAAGGGCCGTGGCCCGATGGCGACCGTGCTGATTCAAGAGGGCACTCTCAAGGAGGGCGACATCGTCGTCTGCGGTCTCTACGAGGGCAAGGTTCGCGCCATGTTCGACGCGGCGGGAAAGAAGCTCAAGGAGGCCGGGCTCTCCAAACCGGTCGCGATAATCGGACTCTCCGGAGTCCCGAACGCCGGCGACGAGATGGTGGCGGTCTCGGATGAGCGCAGCGCCAAGCTGGTCTCCGAGCAGCGCAGGCAGAAGGATCGCGAGCGCGGGATGGCTCGGCCGGCGCACGTCTCGCTGGAGGACCTCTCGAAACAGATGATCGATGGCGAGCCCAAGGAACTCCCCGTGATCCTCAAGGCGGACGTCCACGGCTCCGTGGAGGCGGTAGCGGACTCCCTGCAGAAGCTCTCGACCGACCAGGTGAAACTCAATGTCATCCATGTTGGGGTCGGCGGCATCACGGAGAGCGACGTGATGTTGGCCTCGGCGTCCAACGCTGTGGTGCTTGGCTTCAATGTCGTGCCGGACAGCAAGGCCAGGCAGGCGGCCGAGCGCGAGAACATAGACGTGCGCAACTATCGCATCATCTACGAGATGATCGACGAGGTGCGCAAGGCCATGGAGGGCCTGCTCGCCCCTGAAGAGAAGGAAGTGGCCATCGGCCAGGCGGAGGTCCGCGAGGTATTCAAGATCACGAAGGTCGGCACGATAGCGGGCTGCCACGTGGTTCAGGGCAAGATTCAGCGCAACGCCCTTGTGAGGCTCCTGCGCGACCAGACGATAGTGTTCGAGGGCAAACTCTCCTCGCTCAAGCGCTTCAAGGACGACGCGAAGGAGGTCGCCGAGGGCTACGAGTGCGGCATAGGGATCGAGAACTTCAACGATCTCAAGGTCGGCGACGTCATCGACGCGTACGTAATAGAGCGCAAGGCCGCGAAGCTTTAG
- the truB gene encoding tRNA pseudouridine(55) synthase TruB encodes MKTSSDNLSGVLVVDKPVGPTSHDVVSIVKRITCARRVGHLGTLDPGASGVLPLVINEATKRAGELAGDEKVYEFTLCLGRSTDTDDDRGETIEEEAAVPAGLMDELKLLIPRFVGRLMQTPPSYSAIKVSGRKAYDLKRDGIDPGLLPREVIIDSLEIIGWDWPCPRLRMSCRKGTYVRSLCRDLGRTLGCGGHAKDIRRLRSGPYIIDTAVSLDRLKREPEAWKSSLIM; translated from the coding sequence GTGAAGACCTCGTCGGACAATCTCTCAGGCGTGTTGGTGGTGGACAAACCGGTCGGCCCGACATCTCATGATGTGGTTTCGATCGTGAAGAGGATCACGTGCGCGCGCAGGGTGGGGCATCTGGGTACGCTTGACCCTGGGGCAAGCGGCGTGCTGCCGTTGGTGATCAACGAGGCCACGAAACGGGCAGGCGAGCTCGCCGGCGACGAAAAGGTCTACGAGTTCACGCTCTGTCTTGGCAGGAGCACCGACACCGACGATGACCGCGGCGAGACCATCGAGGAGGAGGCTGCGGTGCCGGCCGGCCTGATGGATGAACTCAAGCTGCTCATACCCAGGTTCGTAGGCAGGCTTATGCAGACGCCCCCCAGTTATTCGGCGATCAAGGTCTCGGGCCGCAAGGCATACGATCTCAAAAGGGATGGGATAGACCCCGGGCTTTTGCCCAGGGAGGTGATTATCGACTCCCTTGAGATCATCGGCTGGGATTGGCCCTGCCCCAGGCTCAGGATGTCCTGCCGCAAGGGGACCTACGTAAGGAGCCTGTGCAGGGATCTGGGCCGGACCCTGGGCTGCGGGGGGCATGCCAAGGATATTCGCAGGTTGCGCAGCGGCCCCTATATAATAGATACGGCGGTGAGCCTAGATCGCCTTAAAAGGGAGCCTGAGGCATGGAAAAGCAGCCTTATAATGTGA
- a CDS encoding MBL fold metallo-hydrolase: MRNASIVLMIAIFMGCGPVSGLERGRDNPAAGTAAGSREADALLSITAIDVGQGDAILIRTPSGEAMLVDAGPAGAGRLSVLPLIIERGIDELTAIVITHYHADHMAGLSEIASGADGAPGTPDDIRIGAIYERKEPGDEGSDPLADYGPLPDCPRQAVHAGDRIELGDVALEVVAANALFADGTEIDPGDPADENAMGVALMLSYEGFKMLLEADITGGGGEPPYDTPDVETPLAALAGDIDVLKVAHHGSKTATNQAFLDAVTPEIAIISVGDGNDYGHPHASVIERLIESGAVVYQTERGWLDIEGPIVAGSDVTIEVDGDGGYRVILE; encoded by the coding sequence ATGCGCAACGCTTCGATCGTCCTGATGATCGCCATATTCATGGGCTGCGGCCCTGTCTCAGGCCTTGAACGCGGCAGGGATAACCCTGCAGCAGGAACGGCCGCCGGATCCCGGGAAGCCGATGCCCTGCTCTCGATCACGGCAATAGACGTGGGCCAGGGCGACGCGATCCTGATCAGGACCCCATCCGGCGAGGCGATGCTCGTGGACGCAGGCCCCGCAGGCGCCGGCCGCCTCTCAGTGCTCCCCCTGATCATCGAGAGGGGCATCGACGAGCTCACAGCGATCGTAATCACGCATTACCACGCAGACCACATGGCCGGCCTTTCCGAGATCGCAAGCGGAGCCGACGGAGCGCCGGGGACCCCCGACGACATCAGGATAGGAGCTATATATGAGAGAAAAGAACCGGGCGACGAAGGATCTGATCCTCTTGCGGATTATGGGCCCCTCCCCGACTGTCCCAGGCAGGCCGTTCATGCCGGCGACCGCATTGAGCTTGGGGATGTCGCTCTGGAGGTTGTGGCTGCAAATGCGCTGTTCGCGGACGGAACAGAGATCGACCCGGGAGACCCTGCGGACGAAAACGCAATGGGTGTGGCGCTGATGCTCTCTTACGAGGGATTCAAGATGCTACTTGAGGCAGATATCACCGGAGGCGGAGGCGAGCCGCCGTACGACACGCCCGACGTCGAGACTCCGCTCGCCGCGCTCGCAGGCGACATCGATGTGCTCAAGGTCGCGCACCACGGCAGCAAAACAGCCACGAACCAGGCCTTCCTCGACGCAGTGACGCCGGAGATCGCGATCATCTCCGTGGGCGACGGGAACGACTACGGCCATCCGCACGCATCCGTGATCGAGCGGCTGATCGAGTCGGGCGCTGTGGTCTATCAAACCGAACGCGGCTGGCTGGATATCGAAGGCCCGATCGTCGCAGGCAGCGACGTGACGATAGAGGTGGACGGGGATGGGGGGTACAGGGTGATTCTAGAGTGA
- the rbfA gene encoding 30S ribosome-binding factor RbfA: MKHHSPCDRSERVADAIRRLVAETLLTEMSDPRLRDVQITRVRMTKDLHIARIYYHALASDEDGRADMEKGFQSAAGFLRCRIGEELSLKFTPEVEFYYDDSIDFSDRIDEIMAGMKRDERDG, translated from the coding sequence ATGAAACATCACTCCCCCTGTGACAGGAGCGAGAGGGTGGCCGACGCGATCAGGAGGCTCGTCGCGGAGACGCTCTTGACCGAGATGTCGGACCCCAGGCTCCGCGACGTGCAGATAACGCGCGTCCGGATGACGAAGGATCTGCACATAGCGCGTATCTACTATCATGCGCTCGCATCCGACGAGGACGGCCGCGCCGACATGGAGAAGGGTTTCCAGAGCGCGGCGGGATTTTTGCGCTGCCGCATCGGGGAGGAGCTCTCGCTCAAGTTCACGCCGGAGGTGGAGTTCTACTACGACGACTCGATCGACTTTTCGGATCGGATAGACGAGATCATGGCGGGTATGAAGAGGGATGAACGCGATGGATGA
- the rimP gene encoding ribosome maturation factor RimP, which translates to MSIDAKAIEHRAEELATPILANLGYGIVASEFCFEEGRWLLRIYIEKDGGVTIADCVRASHGIEDIILVEDFIPVSYNLEVSSPGIFRPLRSRGDFEKYVGQRARIKTLEPVDGRSNFRGIIAGFEQGSVAISIDGTKFLVPMEKIGKAKLDPEEIMPGKGERRISG; encoded by the coding sequence ATGTCAATAGACGCGAAGGCAATTGAGCACAGGGCAGAGGAGTTGGCCACCCCGATACTGGCCAACCTGGGCTATGGCATTGTGGCCAGCGAATTCTGCTTTGAGGAGGGCCGTTGGCTCCTCAGGATCTATATAGAGAAGGATGGCGGGGTCACGATCGCAGACTGCGTCAGGGCCTCTCACGGCATCGAGGACATCATCCTGGTGGAGGATTTCATACCGGTGAGCTACAACCTCGAGGTCTCCTCGCCCGGCATATTCAGGCCGTTGAGGAGCAGGGGGGATTTTGAGAAGTACGTGGGCCAGAGGGCTAGGATAAAGACGCTCGAACCCGTAGATGGCAGGAGCAACTTCAGGGGGATCATCGCAGGGTTCGAGCAGGGCTCTGTGGCCATATCGATAGACGGCACCAAATTCCTGGTGCCCATGGAAAAGATAGGGAAGGCGAAGCTCGATCCTGAGGAAATAATGCCCGGCAAAGGCGAGCGCAGGATCTCAGGCTGA
- a CDS encoding DHH family phosphoesterase, which translates to MNAMDDYAGFIGKLKASRLFLVVSHYSPDGDAIGSTIAMGMALEMMGKQAVLYNRDPLPDNLRFLPGADKFVSVIPSGAHFDMAIMVDCAQRKRISDDFAASGAFASVACIDHHKLKGVEADIVLLDDAAASTGDVVLRLVEHAGLPVGPELAQCIYTTLVVDTGFFRYSSTDSRVFSLASKLVSLGASPWDVAKNLEESYPEARLKLLAGSLATLSLDLNGRYAAMDVTAKMLKETGACMEFSDEFTTYPRSIKGVEVAALFREVDAGHVKVSLRSKDTVDVAELARGMGGGGHARAAGLRIKATMEEAKLRLREAVEKALKS; encoded by the coding sequence ATGAACGCGATGGATGACTACGCAGGTTTCATAGGGAAGCTCAAGGCTTCCAGGCTCTTCCTGGTGGTCTCGCATTACAGCCCGGACGGCGACGCCATCGGATCGACCATCGCCATGGGGATGGCCCTGGAGATGATGGGGAAACAGGCCGTGCTCTATAACCGCGACCCCTTGCCCGACAACCTGCGCTTTCTGCCGGGCGCGGACAAATTCGTCTCGGTCATCCCTTCGGGCGCGCACTTCGATATGGCGATAATGGTCGACTGCGCCCAGAGAAAGAGGATATCCGACGATTTCGCCGCAAGCGGCGCATTCGCCTCGGTCGCCTGCATAGACCACCACAAACTCAAGGGGGTCGAGGCCGACATCGTCCTGCTGGATGACGCGGCTGCCTCGACGGGCGATGTGGTGCTGAGACTCGTGGAGCACGCCGGTCTGCCGGTGGGCCCGGAGCTCGCCCAGTGCATCTACACCACTCTGGTGGTCGACACCGGGTTCTTCAGGTATTCCTCCACTGACTCCAGGGTCTTCTCGCTTGCATCGAAGCTCGTTTCCCTCGGTGCGTCGCCGTGGGATGTGGCCAAGAACCTGGAAGAGTCGTATCCGGAAGCGAGGCTCAAGCTGCTCGCCGGTTCGCTCGCGACGCTTTCGCTCGATCTGAACGGGCGCTATGCCGCCATGGATGTCACGGCGAAGATGCTGAAGGAGACCGGCGCCTGCATGGAGTTCTCGGACGAGTTCACCACCTATCCCCGCTCGATCAAGGGCGTGGAGGTCGCGGCGCTCTTCCGCGAGGTGGATGCAGGCCATGTTAAGGTGAGCCTCCGTTCCAAGGATACGGTCGACGTCGCCGAGCTCGCGCGCGGGATGGGCGGAGGCGGGCACGCCCGCGCCGCAGGACTGCGCATCAAGGCGACGATGGAAGAGGCCAAGCTTCGCCTCAGGGAAGCGGTGGAGAAGGCGCTGAAATCGTGA